A window of the Alternaria dauci strain A2016 chromosome 3, whole genome shotgun sequence genome harbors these coding sequences:
- a CDS encoding 40S ribosomal protein uS14, with translation MSHESVWYSRPRTYGKGSRECRVCTHPAGLIRKYGLNICRQCFREKSSDIGFVKHR, from the exons ATGTCTCACGAGTCGGTCTGGTACTCCCGTCCTAGGACTTACGGCAAGGGCTCCCGCGAGTG CCGCGTCTGCACCCACCCCGCTGGTCTGATCCGCAAGTACGGCCTCAACATCTGCCGTCAGTGCTTCCGCGAGAAGAGCTCCGACATTGGCTTCGTCAAG CACCGTTAA